A window of Cucurbita pepo subsp. pepo cultivar mu-cu-16 chromosome LG06, ASM280686v2, whole genome shotgun sequence contains these coding sequences:
- the LOC111797712 gene encoding 30S ribosomal protein S10, chloroplastic-like gives MAISSLSATIIASPSLFVPLSSLHPKPRFLPFSGSSSTALKLKPLHFSLPSSRVYAAPEVLDSSDANEPPPEILEDSGTATLEGEDFEAPGTSAFSIGEDVDKLAPKQKIRIKLRSYWVPLIEDSCKQIMDAARNTNAKTMGPVPLPTKKRIYCVLKSPHVHKDARFHFEIRTHQRLIDILYPTAQTIDSLMQLDLPAGVDVEVKL, from the exons ATGGCTATCTCTTCACTCTCTGCTACTATAATTGCATCTCCTTCACTATTTGTTCCCTTATCATCCCTTCATCCTAAACCGAGATTTCTTCCCTTCTCTGGTTCCTCTTCTACTGCTTTAAAGCTCAAACCCCTCCATTTTTCGTTGCCATCGTCTAGGGTTTATGCTGCTCCCGAAGTTCTAGACTCCTCCGATGCCAACGAACCGCCTCCGGAAATCCTGGAGGACTCTGGAACAGCCACTCTCGAG GGTGAAGATTTTGAAGCGCCTGGAACTTCTGCATTCAGCATTGGTGAGGATGTGGATAAG CTGGCGCCAAAGcagaaaattagaattaaactAAGGTCTTACTGGGTTCCCCTCATTGAAGACTCTTGCAAGCAGATAATGGATGCTGCAAGGAACACAAATGCAAAAACCATGGGTCCCGTGCCATTACCTACAAAAAAGCGCATCTATTGTGTTCTTAAATCTCCTCATGTTCATAAGGATGCTAGATTCCATTTTGAAATCAGAACCCACCAGCGCCTAATCGATATTTTGTACCCGACTGCCCAAACGATCGATTCGTTGATGCAACTAGACCTTCCAGCTGGTGTTGATGTGGAGGTCAAGCTATAA
- the LOC111797012 gene encoding serine acetyltransferase 1, chloroplastic-like encodes MAACLPLSGDPPSDPHHKMVKFCRPTFSDHLSSIPISPNPHKIQDSPPSPPPSSDSDLWFKIREEARSDVEDEPILSNYYFSSILSHSSMDRALANHLSIKLCSSSLPITTLFELFLDVLRDDGGEILRCGVRDLRAVKERDPACISYVQCFLNYKGFLAVQSHRIAHKLWSDGRKALAMIIQNRVSETFAVDIHPGAVIGCGILLDHATGVVVGETAVIGNDVSILHHVTLGGTGKDSGDRHPKIGNGVLIGAGTCILGNIKIGDRAKIGAGSVVLKDVPPRTTAVGNPARLVGGKSNPIKLDKTPSFTMDHISHINEWSDYVI; translated from the coding sequence ATGGCGGCTTGCCTCCCACTCTCCGGCGACCCACCTTCCGACCCACATCACAAAATGGTCAAATTCTGCCGACCCACCTTCTCCGATCATCTTTCTTCCATACCCATTTCCCCAAATCCACACAAAATCCAAGATTCTCCTCCGTCGCCGCCGCCCTCTTCCGATTCCGATCTCTGGTTCAAAATCCGGGAAGAAGCTCGCTCCGATGTGGAAGATGAACCCATTTTATCGAACTATTACTTCAGTTCGATTCTCTCCCATAGCTCTATGGATCGAGCGCTAGCGAACCATCTCTCGATTAAGCTCTGTAGTTCGAGCCTCCCGATTACGACTCTGTTCGAGCTGTTCTTGGACGTTTTGAGAGACGACGGCGGCGAGATTTTGCGATGTGGGGTTAGGGATTTGAGGGCGGTGAAGGAAAGAGACCCGGCTTGTATTAGTTATGTGCAATGTTTTCTGAATTACAAAGGGTTTTTAGCGGTTCAATCGCATCGAATCGCTCATAAACTTTGGTCCGACGGGAGGAAAGCTTTGGCGATGATAATTCAAAACAGAGTATCTGAAACTTTCGCCGTTGATATCCATCCCGGCGCCGTGATTGGATGTGGGATTCTTCTTGACCATGCTACCGGCGTCGTCGTCGGCGAGACGGCGGTCATCGGAAACGATGTCTCGATTCTTCACCATGTGACTTTAGGCGGTACCGGGAAGGATTCCGGCGACCGGCACCCGAAGATTGGAAATGGGGTTTTGATCGGCGCCGGAACTTGCATTTTGGGTAATATTAAGATCGGTGATAGAGCGAAGATTGGAGCTGGGTCGGTGGTTTTGAAGGATGTGCCGCCGCGGACGACGGCTGTCGGGAATCCGGCGAGGCTGGTCGGCGGGAAGTCGAATCCGATTAAGTTGGATAAGACGCCAAGTTTCACTATGGATCATATCTCTCATATAAACGAGTGGTCTGATTATGttatatag
- the LOC111797011 gene encoding ABC transporter C family member 3-like: MGFLANLFFHDPSSSSMSSAAHFLLEPILAHGLSGLAHLVLLLVLFVSWVCFKLKAGYGGCQRETRCLYLKGMFICCLVVSVFNLVLFSLGCFYWYRNGWSDENMVTLLDFGLKALAWSRVSFCLHSHVSKTGKAKVASHLRVWWVSYLAVSCYCLAVDSVLYGQTHFLSIRYLVSDVLSVVSGLLIIYVGFFGKSVSEQDPLEEHLLNGETTLSNGSVDGIVEPKNLKGDETVTPYETAGIFSILSFSWMGSLIAAGNKKALDLEDIPQLASRDAVSRTFHILRNKLELECGTVNRVTTFSMVKGLLYSAWKEIALTAALAFIYALATYVGPYLIDTFVQYLNGQRDFESEGYVLVCVFFVAKLVECLAKRNWFFRVQQVGIRIRAALVAMIYNKGLTLSCQSRQQHTSGEIINFMTVDAERVVDFSWYIHDVWLVVLQVGLALLVLYKKLGLASISAFVATIAVMLINIPLGKLQEKFQDKIMESKDKRMKATSEILRNMRILKLQGWEMKFLSKISELRNIEAGWLKKFLYTLSATTFVFWGAPTFVSVVTFGTCTLVGIPLDSGKVLSALATFRILQEPIYGLPDTISMVVQTKVSLDRIVSFLRLDDLQSDIIERLPRGSSTTAVEIINGNFSWDDSSSKNPTLQDINVKVELGMRVAVCGTVGSGKSSLLSCILGEVPKLSGNLRVCGGKAYVAQSPWIQSGKIEENILFSKEMDRERYKRVLEACCLEKDLEILAFGDQTVIGERGINLSGGQKQRIQIARALYQDADIYLFDDPFSAVDAHTGSHLFKECLLGVLNSKTVIYVTHQVEFLPAADLILVMKDGKIVQAGKYDEILRSGTDFMTLVGAHEEALSTINSVEGDASGKSASKEDGSMSTTNGITYEEDKTDIQDGKGVDETKSKGQLVQEEEREKGKVGFSVYWKYTKYAYGGALVPIILLAQVLFQILQIGSNYWMAWATPVSDDMEPPVSTSRLIIVYVALAIGSSLCVFLRSALLVTAGFKAATELFVKMHTSIFRAPMSFFDSTPSGRILNRASTDQSAIDMDIPFRVGAFCFSLIQILGTIAVMSQVAWQVFIIFIPVMALCIWYEQYYIPSARELSRLIGVCKAPGIQLFSETISGSTTIRSFDQESRFQDTNMKLTDAYSRPKFHTAAAMEWLCFRLDLLSSITFASSLIFLVSIPVGVIDPGIAGLCVTYGLNLNMLQASLIWNLCNMENKIISVERIFQYTSIPSEPPLVIEENRPDSSWPAFGEVELHNLQVRYAPQLPLVLQGITCTFPGGKKTGIVGRTGSGKSTLIQTLFRIVDPVAGHIVIDNVNITTIGLHDLRSKLSIIPQDPTMFEGTVRSNLDPLEEYADEDIWEALDKCLLGDEVRKKEGKLDSAVSENGENWSMGQRQLVCLGRVLLKKSKVLVLDEATASVDTATDNLIQQTLRQHFSDCTVITIAHRITSVLDSDMVLLLSHGLIEEYDTPTRLLEDKSSSFSQLVAEYTQRSGSQ, encoded by the exons ATGGGTTTCTTAGCTAACTTGTTCTTTCATgacccttcttcttcctctatgAGCTCTGCTGCTCACTTTCTCCTTGAACCCATTTTAGCTCATGGCTTGTCTGGTTTGGCTCACTTGGTTTTGTTGCTTGTTCTTTTCGTCTCATGGGTTTGCTTTAAGTTGAAGGCAGGCTATGGGGGATGTCAAAGAGAGACGAGGTGTTTGTACCTTAAGGGAATGTTCATATGCTGCCTCGTTGTTTCTGTTTTCAaccttgttttgttttctcttgGCTGCTTTTACTGGTATAGAAATGGATGGTCTGATGAAAATATGGTGACCCTTTTGGATTTTGGGTTGAAAGCACTTGCATGGAGCAGGGTTTCCTTTTGTTTACATTCTCATGTTTCCAAAACTGGAAAGGCAAAGGTTGCTAGTCATTTGAGAGTCTGGTGGGTTTCTTACTTAGCTGTTTCTTGCTACTGCCTTGCTGTGGACTCTGTTCTTTATGGACAAACTCATTTCTTGTCCATTAGATACTTGGTTTCTGATGTTTTGTCGGTTGTCTCTGGTTTGTTGATCATATATGTTGGGTTCTTTGGGAAGAGTGTGAGTGAACAAGACCCTCTTGAGGAACACCTTTTAAATGGTGAAACTACTCTCAGTAATGGCAGCGTCGATGGCATCGTCGAGCCGAAGAACTTGAAAGGAGATGAAACTGTGACCCCTTATGAGACTGCTGGAATTTTCagtattctttcattctcttggATGGGTTCTTTGATTGCAGCTGGAAATAAAAAGGCATTAGACCTTGAGGATATTCCTCAACTTGCAAGCCGTGATGCTGTTTCTCGGACCTTTCATATTCTCAGAAACAAGCTTGAGTTGGAGTGTGGAACAGTTAACAGAGTCACCACTTTTTCTATGGTTAAGGGTTTACTCTACTCAGCTTGGAAAGAAATAGCCTTAACTGCTGCTCTTGCATTCATTTATGCATTGGCCACTTATGTTGGCCCCTATCTTATAGACACTTTTGTTCAATATCTCAACGGTCAGCGAGATTTCGAAAGTGAGGGCTATGTTTTGGTCTGTGTTTTTTTCGTAGCGAAACTCGTGGAGTGTCTTGCAAAGAGGAATTGGTTCTTTAGGGTACAACAAGTCGGAATAAGGATTCGAGCAGCATTGGTTGCAATGATCTACAACAAGGGTCTGACTCTTTCTTGCCAGTCGAGGCAACAGCATACAAGTGGAGAGATCATCAACTTCATGACCGTAGATGCCGAGCGGGTCGTTGATTTCAGTTGGTATATACATGATGTTTGGCTGGTGGTTTTGCAAGTTGGATTGGCCTTGTTGGTTTTGTATAAGAAACTTGGTCTTGCTTCCATTTCAGCTTTTGTTGCAACTATAGCTGTTATGTTGATAAATATCCCATTGGGAAAGTTGCAGGAGAAGTTTCAGGACAAGATAATGGAGtcaaaagacaaaaggatGAAGGCTACATCTGAAATCTTGAGAAATATGAGGATTCTTAAGCTTCAGGGATGGGAGATGAAGTTCCTATCTAAGATATCCGAACTTCGGAACATCGAGGCAGGATGGTTAAAGAAGTTCCTTTATACATTGTCAGCTACGACGTTTGTCTTTTGGGGTGCACCAACGTTTGTGTCTGTGGTAACTTTTGGGACATGTACGCTTGTGGGGATCCCATTAGATTCTGGCAAAGTATTATCCGCGCTTGCAACGTTTAGGATTCTTCAAGAACCAATCTACGGTCTTCCTGACACGATCTCAATGGTTGTTCAAACGAAAGTTTCGCTTGATAGAATAGTGTCGTTCCTTCGTCTGGACGACTTGCAGTCTGATATTATAGAGAGGCTTCCAAGGGGGAGTTCTACTACAGCTGTTGAGATTATCAATGGGAACTTTTCTTGGGATGATTCGAGTTCGAAGAACCCGACGTTGCAAGATATCAATGTCAAAGTGGAACTTGGCATGAGAGTAGCTGTTTGTGGTACGGTTGGGTCAGGCAAGTCCAGCTTGCTATCTTGCATCCTGGGAGAGGTACCTAAACTATCAGGGAACCTGAGGGTGTGTGGTGGTAAGGCTTATGTAGCTCAGTCGCCATGGATACAGAGTGGAAAGATTGAGGAGAACATACTTTTTAGCAAAGAAATGGACAGAGAAAGGTACAAAAGAGTTCTTGAAGCATGTTGTCTAGAAAAGGACCTTGAAATCCTTGCATTCGGCGACCAGACGGTAATAGGAGAAAGAGGAATCAATTTAAGTGGTGGACAGAAGCAAAGAATTCAAATTGCTCGAGCCTTATACCAAGATGCTGATATTTACTTGTTTGATGATCCCTTCAGTGCAGTTGATGCTCATACTGGTTCTCATCTCTTCaag GAATGTCTCCTTGGTGTTCTGAATTCAAAAACAGTCATTTATGTCACTCATCAAGTAGAATTTTTACCAGCAGCAGATCTTATCTTG GTCATGAAAGATGGAAAAATTGTTCAAGCTGGAAAGTACGATGAAATTCTTCGTTCTGGAACCGACTTTATGACACTTGTTGGCGCACACGAGGAAGCATTATCCACCATTAATTCTGTGGAAGGAGATGCTTCTGGAAAATCTGCAAGCAAAGAAGATGGGTCTATGAGTACTACTAATGGCATTACATATGAGGAAGATAAAACAGATATACAAGATGGGAAGGGAGTTGATGAAACTAAGTCAAAAGGGCAGCTTgtacaagaagaagaaagagagaaaggaaaagttgGATTTTCAGTGTACTGGAAATATACCAAGTATGCTTATGGTGGAGCTCTTGTGCCTATTATATTGCTTGCTCAGGTTCTCTTTCAGATTCTCCAAATTGGAAGTAATTACTGGATGGCATGGGCTACTCCTGTTTCAGATGATATGGAGCCTCCTGTTTCGACCTCTCGATTGATTATCGTCTATGTTGCTTTGGCCATTGGAAGCTCTTTGTGTGTCTTCTTGAGATCAGCCCTTCTTGTGACGGCTGGTTTTAAAGCAGCAACTGAACTCTTCGTTAAAATGCACACGAGCATCTTTCGGGCTCCCATGTCGTTCTTCGATTCTACTCCGAGTGGAAGAATTCTCAATAGA GCCTCCACAGACCAAAGTGCCATTGATATGGATATACCATTTCGAGTTGGGGCCTTCTGCTTCAGTCTGATTCAAATCCTAGGAACCATTGCAGTAATGTCTCAAGTTGCATGGCAGGTTTTCATTATCTTTATCCCTGTGATGGCTTTATGCATCTGGTATGAG CAATATTATATTCCATCAGCACGAGAGCTATCCCGGTTGATTGGAGTATGCAAAGCTCCAGGGATTCAACTTTTCTCCGAAACGATTTCTGGATCAACAACTATTAGAAGCTTTGATCAAGAGTCAAGATTCCAGGACACCAATATGAAACTGACAGATGCATACTCTCGACCCAAGTTCCACACAGCTGCAGCAATGGAATGGCTCTGCTTCCGTCTCGATTTATTGTCTTCAATCACATTCGCCTcgtctttgattttcttggtaTCTATCCCTGTGGGAGTCATTGATCCAG GCATTGCTGGCTTGTGTGTAACCTATGGACTTAACCTCAATATGTTGCAAGCTTCGCTAATATGGAACCTTTGCAATATGGAGAACAAAATTATATCAGTGGAGAGAATATTTCAATATACTTCAATCCCTAGTGAGCCACCTCTAGTTATCGAGGAAAACCGACCGGATAGTAGCTGGCCAGCGTTCGGAGAAGTTGAACTTCACAACCTGCAG GTTCGCTATGCACCTCAGCTACCTCTTGTGTTGCAAGGTATTACATGCACTTTTCCAGGAGGAAAGAAAACAGGCATTGTTGGGAGAACAGGAAGTGGCAAATCAACTCTAATACAGACACTTTTTCGGATAGTCGATCCCGTAGCAGGTCATATTGTGATAGATAACGTCAACATAACAACGATAGGACTTCATGATTTGCGGTCAAAACTCAGTATCATCCCTCAGGATCCTACTATGTTTGAAGGCACTGTGCGGAGCAATCTCGATCCTCTTGAAGAATATGCAGATGAAGACATTTGGGAG GCACTGGATAAATGCCTACTTGGAGATGAAGtgagaaaaaaggaaggaaagcTGGATTCAGCAG TTAGTGAGAATGGAGAGAATTGGAGCATGGGTCAGAGGCAGCTAGTTTGCCTTGGTCGAGTGCTACTCAAGAAGAGTAAGGTGTTGGTCCTTGATGAAGCTACTGCGTCGGTCGATACAGCTACGGATAACTTGATTCAACAGACTCTACGACAACATTTTTCCGACTGTACTGTCATTACCATTGCACATCGAATAACCTCAGTCCTTGACAGTGACATGGTCTTGCTTCTAAGTCACG GACTCATTGAGGAGTATGACACCCCCACAAGATTGCTAGAAGATAAATCATCCTCGTTTTCTCAACTAGTCGCAGAGTACACGCAAAGATCGGGTTCTCAATGA
- the LOC111797013 gene encoding uncharacterized protein LOC111797013 isoform X1, with amino-acid sequence MSLFKLSRTGVRMIKELFIGQFFLVTKASNIRGPFFEYLRPLPQAQVQMLQGFKWQEQRLYSTSGPQDGCKKENDPKETISVTFVLKDGEEKQIQVPIGMSMLEAAHLNDIELEGACEGSLACSTCHVIVMDTDYYNKLEEPLDEENDMLDLAFGLTETSRLGCQVIAKPELDGIRLAIPAATRNFAVDGFTPKPH; translated from the exons ATGTCgctttttaaactttcaagaACTGGAGTTCGGATGATAAAAGAACTCTTCATAG GGCAGTTTTTCCTCGTGACTAAAGCAAGTAACATTCGGGGGCCTTTTTTCGAATACTTGCGACCTCTG ccACAGGCTCAAGTTCAGATGCTCCAAGGTTTTAAATGGCAGGAACAACGTCTGTATTCTACCTCAGGTCCTCAGGATGGCTGCAAAAAAGAGAATGACCCAAAAGAAAC GATATCTGTCACATTTGTCCTTAAGGATGgagaagagaaacaaattCAAGTTCCCATTGGAATGTCCATGTTAGAAGCTGCTCATCTAAATGACATAGAACTTGAAG GAGCATGTGAAGGTTCATTAGCTTGTTCAACTTGTCATGTTATTGTGATG GATACGGACTACTACAATAAACTAGAAGAACCCTTGGATGAGGAGAACGACATGTTGGATCTGGCATTTGGACTTACAGAAAC GTCTCGTTTGGGATGTCAAGTTATTGCAAAACCTGAACTTGATGGAATACGTTTAGCCATTCCTGCGGCCACCAGGAATTTTGCTGTTGATGGCTTTACTCCAAAGCCTCACTAA
- the LOC111797013 gene encoding uncharacterized protein LOC111797013 isoform X2 — MSLFKLSRTGVRMIKELFIGQFFLVTKASNIRGPFFEYLRPLPQAQVQMLQGFKWQEQRLYSTSGPQDGCKKENDPKETISVTFVLKDGEEKQIQVPIGMSMLEAAHLNDIELEGACEGSLACSTCHVIVMDTDYYNKLEEPLDEENDMLDLAFGLTETLVTCA, encoded by the exons ATGTCgctttttaaactttcaagaACTGGAGTTCGGATGATAAAAGAACTCTTCATAG GGCAGTTTTTCCTCGTGACTAAAGCAAGTAACATTCGGGGGCCTTTTTTCGAATACTTGCGACCTCTG ccACAGGCTCAAGTTCAGATGCTCCAAGGTTTTAAATGGCAGGAACAACGTCTGTATTCTACCTCAGGTCCTCAGGATGGCTGCAAAAAAGAGAATGACCCAAAAGAAAC GATATCTGTCACATTTGTCCTTAAGGATGgagaagagaaacaaattCAAGTTCCCATTGGAATGTCCATGTTAGAAGCTGCTCATCTAAATGACATAGAACTTGAAG GAGCATGTGAAGGTTCATTAGCTTGTTCAACTTGTCATGTTATTGTGATG GATACGGACTACTACAATAAACTAGAAGAACCCTTGGATGAGGAGAACGACATGTTGGATCTGGCATTTGGACTTACAGAAACGTTGGTTACTTGTGCATAA
- the LOC111797097 gene encoding putative DUF21 domain-containing protein At3g13070, chloroplastic → MALKFSTLGSPAFSIGGQSISHLQCRRYKAVPVRIFRGNNRYPSFCLSNCVQFRSSGSILRTIYAKGARLGCGDNESWNSPIVLQPNQDYVREIAKRLIVFTAIVYGVFVVGCKNVLAMEGVVSFGKDIVGQGISTFSDAWPKALLVLKIFKEQGLILALLLGLSAFFSMAETSITTLWPWKVRELAEKEPEDGVFKMLRTDVTRFLTTILIGTTVVNIGATALVTEAATAIFGEAGVSAATGVMTVAILLLTELTPKSIAVHNATEVARVVVRPVAWLAVILYPVGKIVTYLSMGMLKMLGMKGRSEPFVTEEELKLMLRGAELSGAIEEEEQDMIENVLEIKDTHVREVMTPLIDVVAIDGRATLVDFHNLWLTHQYSRVPVFEQRIDNIVGVAYAMDLLGFLQKGEVLESTTAGDMAHKPAYFVPDSMLVWNLLREFRIRKVHMAVVLNEYGGTVGIVTLEDVVEEIVGEIFDENDSKEEIQKKTGYIVMRADGVYDVDANTSIDQLSEDLNIKMPEGHQYETVSGFVCEAFGYIPRTGESVKVVLEKEDDEEEESISENKKRKERRLIFNIEVLAGNARKVSVVRFKRVNGDSGEVTHLVRKVIKKKWSSNGESGNVANDNLLLSERLDDSLSRDHPNDDHSSDRN, encoded by the exons ATGGCGCTAAAGTTTTCGACCCTGGGTTCGCCTGCCTTTTCTATCGGCGGGCAATCGATTTCTCATCTGCAATGCCGTCGATATAAGGCTGTACCGGTAAGGATTTTCAGGGGTAACAATCGGTACCCTAGTTTTTGTTTGTCGAATTGTGTTCAATTTCGTAGTTCTGGAAGCATTCTGCGTACGATTTATGCAAAGGGAGCTCGGTTGGGATGTGGGGATAATGAGAGCTGGAACAGCCCGATTGTTCTTCAGCCGAATCAAGATTATGTTAGAGAAATAGCAAAGCGTTTGATTGTTTTCACTGCAATTGTCTATGGTGTGTTCGTTGTTGGCTGTAAAAATGTTTTGGCAATGGAGGGTGTGGTTAGTTTCGGCAAGGATATTGTTGGGCAGGGGATATCGACGTTCAGTGATGCGTGGCCGAAGGCGTTGCTGGTTCTTAAGATTTTCAAGGAGCAGGGTTTGATtttggctttgcttttgggaCTTTCAGCGTTTTTCTCTATGGCTGAGACTTCTATAACCACACTTTGGCCTTGGAAG GTACGAGAATTGGCTGAAAAGGAACCTGAAGATGGTGTCTTCAAAATGCTTCGTACTGATGTTACAAGATTTCTCACAACCATACTTATCGGCACAAC TGTGGTAAATATTGGGGCAACTGCATTAGTCACTGAAGCTGCAACTGCAATATTTGGGGAAGCTGGTGTTAGCGCAGCAACTGGAGTGATGACT GTTGCCATTTTGCTTCTCACCGAACTCACTCCAAAAAGTATTGCTGTGCATAATGCTACAGAGGTTGCTAGAGTTGTG GTCAGGCCAGTGGCATGGCTTGCTGTGATACTTTACCCAGTTGGAAAAATTGTCACCTACCTTTCAATGGGGATGCTTAAAATGCTTGGTATGAAAGGGAGAAG TGAGCCATTTGTAACTGAGGAGGAATTAAAATTGATGTTGCGAGGGGCGGAACTGAGTGGGGCGatagaagaggaagaacag GATATGATTGAAAATGTTCTTGAGATAAAGGATACACATGTGAGAGAGGTGATGACACCTCTTATTGATGTGGTTGCAATAGATGGCAGGGCGACACTGGTCGACTTCCACAATTTGTGGTTGACTCATCAGTACTCGAG GGTGCCTGTTTTCGAGCAGCGCATAGATAACATCGTTGGGGTTGCATATGCAATGGATTTGCTGGGTTTTCTACAGAAG GGCGAAGTACTGGAGAGCACTACGGCTGGGGATATGGCTCATAAACCTGCTTACTTTGTGCCTG ATTCAATGTTAGTCTGGAATCTTCTTCGAGAGTTTCGTATCCGGAAGGTTCACATGGCTGTTGTGCTTAATGAATATGGCGGCACTGTTGGA ATAGTAACTCTGGAAGATGTGGTTGAGGAGATCGTCGGCGAAATCTTTGACGAAAATGATTCGAAG GAGGAGATCCAGAAGAAAACTGGGTATATTGTGATGCGAGCAGATGGAGTATATGATGTGGATGCCAATACATCAATCGACCAGCTCTCGGAAGATCTGAATATCAAAATGCCAGAG GGTCATCAATATGAGACGGTGTCGGGTTTTGTTTGTGAGGCTTTTGGATATATACCAAGGACGGGTGAAAGCGTTAAAGTCGTCcttgaaaaggaagatgatgaagaagaagagtctATTTCTGAAAACAAGAAACGCAAGGAGAGACGCTTAATCTTTAATATTGAG GTATTAGCAGGGAATGCTAGAAAGGTTAGTGTTGTTCGGTTTAAACGGGTGAACGGTGATAGTGGTGAAGTGACTCATCTTGTTCGAAAAGTCATCAAGAAGAAATGGAGCAGTAATGGGGAGTCTGGTAATGTAGCAAATGATAATTTATTGTTATCAGAGAGACTTGACGACAGCCTCTCTAGAGATCATCCAAATGATGATCATAGTAGTGATAGAAATTAG